The following proteins are encoded in a genomic region of Deltaproteobacteria bacterium:
- a CDS encoding Fic family protein → MDTLITDIIKLSAGLGSGIHPKVAGAISEFIIHINSYFTNAMEGNPSKLKDIEDALNNNLSPNKVLRNYQLEHLAHISTQKKMLERLAKEENLEICSKDFLCWLHREFYSTLPEEMHNARTHKNTKVPVLAGQLRDRPADDVGNHLPPDTLDEIENNLEIFQEAYSLKRLSGIKKFLAFASSHHRLLWIHPFRDGNGRVARLFTLAFENRLGIDSKGLWTVTRALARNRSEYDKHLMLADQPRRNDYDGRGPLSEENLILFCKYFLRECLDQLDFMGGMLELSNFEGRYKRHLKILEAEKIISRAAVSVLKEMLYKGNLSRGSVQDICGVKRRRATEIIKELLNSRLATSSSVHGDLQFNLTRDLAITLFPKLV, encoded by the coding sequence TTGGACACCTTAATAACGGATATTATCAAGCTGTCGGCTGGTCTTGGCAGTGGCATTCATCCGAAAGTTGCCGGAGCAATCAGTGAGTTCATAATCCATATAAACAGTTATTTTACCAATGCGATGGAGGGAAATCCGTCAAAGCTTAAGGATATCGAGGATGCGCTAAATAATAATTTGTCACCCAATAAAGTTCTCAGAAACTATCAACTTGAGCATCTTGCGCATATTTCAACACAGAAAAAAATGCTTGAGCGGCTGGCAAAGGAGGAAAATTTGGAAATATGTTCCAAAGATTTCTTGTGTTGGTTGCATCGCGAATTTTATTCCACGCTCCCTGAAGAAATGCATAATGCCCGGACGCACAAAAACACAAAAGTTCCGGTTTTGGCGGGACAGTTAAGGGATAGACCGGCTGATGATGTCGGCAACCACCTGCCCCCGGACACGCTGGATGAAATAGAAAATAATTTAGAAATATTTCAGGAGGCCTATAGCTTGAAAAGATTGAGCGGAATCAAAAAATTTCTTGCCTTTGCAAGTTCTCATCACAGACTTTTATGGATACATCCGTTCAGAGATGGAAATGGAAGAGTAGCAAGGCTGTTTACCCTTGCATTCGAAAACAGGCTCGGAATTGATTCCAAAGGGCTTTGGACTGTAACGAGAGCGCTTGCCAGAAATCGTTCCGAGTATGACAAACATTTAATGTTGGCCGATCAACCGCGAAGAAATGATTATGACGGAAGGGGGCCGTTGTCAGAAGAAAATTTAATCCTCTTCTGCAAATATTTTTTAAGAGAGTGTCTGGACCAGCTTGATTTTATGGGCGGAATGCTGGAGTTAAGCAATTTCGAAGGCAGATATAAAAGACATCTGAAAATTCTCGAGGCGGAAAAAATAATTTCAAGAGCCGCCGTGAGTGTTTTGAAAGAAATGCTTTATAAAGGCAATCTGTCCCGTGGCAGTGTTCAGGACATTTGCGGTGTGAAGCGAAGAAGGGCCACAGAAATAATAAAGGAATTATTAAACAGCCGTCTTGCAACCAGCAGTTCGGTACATGGTGATCTTCAATTTAATCTGACAAGAGATTTGGCAATTACGCTGTTCCCAAAACTGGTGTGA